DNA from Pseudomonas putida:
TGGGTGGCTTGTTCGGCATTGGTGGCGGGTTGATTGCGATTCCGGCACTTGGCGTGCTGTTTGGCCTGGACCAGCAGCTGGCACAGGGGACGGCGCTGGTGATGGTGGTGCCGAACGTGCTGCTGGCGCTGTGGCGTTATCACCAGCGCAACCGCATCGAGTTGCGCCATGCCGTGCCGCTGTCGGCGTGCAGCTTCTTGTTCGCGTGGCTGGGGTCGATCTGGGCGGTTGGGCTGGATGCGCATTCCATGCGCCTGGGCTTTGTCGGCTTTCTGGTGGCGCTGGCGGTGTGGAACGTGGCGCGGATGTTCATGAAGGTGTCGCCGCCCAGTGCCGAACTGCGTTATGCCTGGCCATGGCTGGGCGTGCTGGGCAGCTTTGCCGGCACCATGGGCGGCTTGTTCGGCGTGGGCGGGGCGGTAGTGGCCACGCCGATCCTGACCAGTGTGTTCGGTACCACCCAGGTGGTGGCGCAAGGGCTGTCGCTAGCACTTGCCGCGCCGAGTACCTTGGTGACTTTGGTGACCTATGGCGTGCACCACAGCGTTGACTGGGGAGTGGGGATCCCGTTGGCGGTGGGTGGCTTGCTCAGTATCAGTTGGGGGTGAAGTTGGCCCATGCGCTGCCGGAGAAGGTATTGCGGGCGATGTTCTGTGTGTTTCTGGTTGTGTGTGCGGTGATGCTGGGGTTTGAGCTTTGAGATTTTGCGGCCCATTCGCAGCAGCCCCAAATTACTTGAACCCTTCGACGATATAGTCCGCCATGCAATCGGTAATAGGCGAAGGGTGCTGAGTACCGCGCACCAGCATCACATTGGCCACTGGCAGCTGCGGTAGCCCATCCTGTTCACCCAGTATGCGAATGTTTCCGCCAATCAGGCTTTGCAACTGCGCCGTCACGGCCAAGCCGGCCGTGACTATGGCAAAGATCGCCGCCAAGCTGGGGCTTGTGTAGGCAATGCGGTAATCAATGCCCTGGGCTTCCAGGGCATTGCAGGTCCAGGCCCGGCAGAAACAATCAGTGTTGAACAGCGCCACCGGCATCGGCCGCTGTTCCTGTGGGCAAAAGCCTTCGGCGGCAGCCCACACCAGGCGTTCCTGACGCAGCAGTTGGCCAACCTCGTTGCCCGGCTCGCGGGTGACGATGGTCAGGTCCAGGTCCTGGCGCAGCATCAGCTGCTTGGAGGAGTCGCAGTGCACCTCCACCTGCACCAGCGGGTAGGCCTGGGCAAAGCTCGAAAGTATGGTCGGCAGGAAACGCATGGCGTAGTCGTCTGGTGTGCCGATGCGCACCAGCCCGACCATGTGCGGCATGCGCAGGGTGTTGAACACTTCGCCGTGCAGCTTGAGGATGCGCCGGGCATAGCCCAGTAGCACCTGGCCTTCGGCGGTCAGCCTTACCTGGCGGCCATCGCGCTCGAACAGTTGGCGCTGCAGGATGTCTTCTTCCAGGCGTTTCATCTGCATGCTTACCGCCGACTGGGTGCGGTTGACCACCTCACCGGCGCGGGTGAAGCCGCCTTGCTCGGCGATGGCGACGAAGGTGCGCAGCACGTCCGCATCGAGGCTCTGGTACTGGGACATTGCATCAATCTCCGAGATGCATCGCATCAGAAACATTCGTTGGATTGATCTTAAGCCCGGCGTGAAACTGAGGCCATCCAACACGGAGGGCTTCACGATGAAAGGTCATGTCAGCAGCATCCAGCAACCTGCCTTTTCCCTGAACCACCTGTGGCATGCGGCCCTGCAGCGCCCGGTGCGCTGGCTGCAGCTGTACCGCCAGCGGCAGGAACTGGCCCGCCTCAGTGATGCAACCTTGCATGACCTGGGGTTGAGCCGGGCGGATATCCAACAAGAGGCCGAGCGGCATTTCTGGGATGATCCGCTGCGTAAATAGGCTAAGTTTGTCGTTGGGCTTACCGGCCTCTTCGCGGGTTTACCCGCGAAGAGGCCAGAGCAGGCAATACAAGGAGACCAGGCTTGTCCCTCAAGCTGTCCATCAACCAGGCCCGCCGCCTGGCACTGTCTGCCCAAGGCTTCGGCAAACACCCGGAAGCACCGCCAACCCTGCCCGCAGTGAAGCGCATGCTGCAACGCCTGGGCGTGCTGCAGATCGACTCGGTCAACGCTCTGGTTCGCTCCCACTACCTGCCGCTTTTCTCCCGGCTGGGCGACTATTCGCCTGCCACCCTCGACCAGCTTGCCTGGGGCCGGGGCCGCCAGCGCCAGTTGTTCGAATACTGGGGGCACGAAGCCTCGCTGCTGCCATTGAGCCTGTACCCGCTGCTGCGCTGGCGCATGGCCCATGCTGCCGATGGTCGCGGTATCTACCGCCAGCTCGCGCAGTTTGGCCGCGAGCGCCAGGACGTGATCGCCCGGGTACTGGCTGCTGTTCGTGAACAGGGCGCACTGGGCGCGGGCAGCCTGTCCACCCGCGAGGAACGCGCCGGACCCTGGTGGGACTGGAGCGAGGAAAAGCACGCGTTGGAGTGGCTGTTCGCCGCAGGCGAAGTGACTGTGGCGGGCCGCCGTGGTTTTGAGCGGCTTTACGATGTACCGGAAAAGGTTTTGCCCAAGGCGATCCTCGACCAGACACTACCCCGCGAGGCCGAGGCGCATCAGGGCTTGATGCTTCACGCCGCCGCTGCCCTGGGTGTTGGCACCGAACGTGACCTGCGCGACTACTTTCGCCTGGAGCCGGCGCAGGGCAAGGCGGCGCTGGCCGAGCTGCTGGCCGACGGTCGCTTGCAAGCGGTCGCGGTGCAGGGGTGGAAGCAACCCGGCTATTGCGCTGGTATGCCGCGCATTCCCGGCGCATCGAAGCCAGCGCGCTACTGTCGCCGTTCGATTCGCTGGTCTGGGAGCGCAACCGTACCGAGCGCTTGTTCGACTTCCGCTACCGCCTGGAAATCTACACCCCGGCGCACAAACGGGTGTATGGCTACTACGTGCTGCCGTTTCTATACCGCGAACGGATCGTCGCGCGGGTAGACCTGCGTGCCGAACGCACCCAAGGGCAACTGGCAGTGCACGCCGTGCATGCAGAAACACCTGGGCTAGACGAGGAGGGGTATGACGCGCTGGCGGGCCATTTGTTGCGACTGGCCAACTGGTTGGGTCTGGAGAGGGTGCAACTGAACTGCCCGCGCATAGAGGGCAGCCAGCTGCGCCGGGCACTTAGCGCCGCACCTGTTTGAGCGTTTCGGCAATCAAAAACGCCAACTCCAGCGACTGATCGGCATTCATTCGCGGGTCGCAATGGGTGTGGTACCGATCAGACAACGCGTCCTCGGTGATCGGCCGTGCACCGCCGATGCATTCAGTGACGTTCTGCCCGGTCATCTCGATATGGATGCCGCCGGCATGGCTGCCCTCGGCCTGATGCACCTGGAAGAACTGCTTCACCTCATCCAGAATTTGCGCAAAATCGCGGGTCTTGTAGCCGCTGCTGGCCTTGATGGTGTTGCCGTGCATCGGGTCCGAGCTCCACAACACCTTGCGCCCCTCGCGCTCGACAGTGCGGATCAGCCCCGGCAGGTGGTCGCCGACCTTGTTCGCGCCCATGCGCACGATCAGGTTCAGGCGCCCAGGGTCGTTGGCCGGGTTGAGCGTGTCGATCAGGCGGATCAGCTCTTCTGGGTTCATGCTTGGGCCAACCTTGACCCCGATCGGGTTGTGCACGCCGCGCAGAAACTCCACATGGGCGCCGTCGAGCTGGCGAGTGCGGTCGCCGATCCACAACATGTGCGCCGAGCAGTCGTAGTAGTCACCCGTCAGGCTGTCCTGACGCACGAAGGCTTCTTCATAGTTCAGCAACAATGCTTCGTGGGCCGTGAAGAAGCTGGTTTCGCGCAGCTGCGGCGCACTGTCCAGGCCACAGGCGCGCATGAAAGCCAGGGTTTCATCGATGCGGTTGGCCAGCTGGTGGTACTTGTCGGCCAGCGCCGAGTTGGCGATGAAGTCCAGGTTCCACTTGTGCACCTGGTGCAGGTCTGCAAACCCGCCCTGGGCGAAAGCGCGCAGCAGGTTAAGGCTGGCGGTGGCCTGGTGATAAGCCTGCAGCAGGCGCTCCGGGTCGGGGATGCGGCTTTTGGCGTCAAAGCCGATGCCATTGACGATATCGCCTCGGTAGGCGGGCAGGGTGATGTCGCCGATGGTTTCATCGCCCGATGAGCGCGGTTTGGCAAACTGCCCGGCCATACGCCCCACCTTGACCACCGGGCAGCCAGCGGCAAAGGTCATGACAATGGCCATTTGCAGCAGCACCTTGAAGGTGTCGCGGATTTTCGCCGCCGAGAACTCGGCGAAGCTCTCGGCGCAATCGCCACCCTGCAGCAGGAACGCACGGCCTTCGGTCACCTCGGCAAACTGCCTGCGCAGCTCGCGTGCCTCGCCCGCGAACACCAGCGGCGGGTAGCTGGCCAGGGTCTGTTCAACCTTCAGCAGGTGCGCGGCATCGGGGTAGGTCGGTTGCTGCTGGATCGGCAGGGCGCGCCAGCTGTCAGGGCTCCACGGTTGGTTCATCTCGGGCTCGGTCTTGTCGGTTGTAGGCTTCAGGCCATGGTAACAGTTGGCGCTGCGCTTGTTGCATCAAGGGTGTTGGCGGACAATGCGCGTTTTTGCGCGGGTGGGTGGTGAGCATGACGGCGGAACGGCAAGAGCGGCTGCTGGCACGGGTGGAGGATGCCTTTGGCGTCATCAGCGTGTACGAAGTGGACGACTACCGCTTTCTGGAATTCGGCGATGCCATCGAGCAAAGCTGCGTGTTCACGGCTGACCCCAGCTGGCTGGAGTACGACTACACCCGTGCCATGCTGGTGGGCGCGCTGTGCCATGAACAGCCGGAGAGCGCGCTGTTTCTTGGCCTGGGGGCCGGCACGCTGACCCAGGCGTGCATGAAGTTTCTGCCGCTTGATGACATCGAGGCCATCGAGTTGCGCGCTGATGTGCCGCGCCTGGCCATGGAGTACATGGGCCTGGATGACGACCCTCGGTTGTACGTGCGCATCGGTGACGCCATCGAGTTGCTGCCCACGGCGGAGAAGGCCGACCTGTTGTTCGTCGACCTGTACACCGACCATGGGCCGGGTGTGGGGCACTTGGCATGGAACTTCCTGGAGAACTGCCAGCAGCAGTTGAACCCAGGCGGCTGGCTGGTGATCAACCAGTGGGCCACCGACGACGGCAAGCCGCTGGGCGCGGCGTTGCTGCGCGGCTTGTACCACCGGCATTACTGGGAGTTGCCGGTGAAGGAGGGCAATGTGATCTTGCTGGTGCCGGCGGACCTGGAGCAGGCGTTGGACCTGGATGGCTTGCGGGCCCGGGCCGAGGCGCTGGCGCCGCGACTGGGTTATAGCCTGGAGGGGTTGATTTGCGAGATTCGGCCAGCTACTTGAATGCCTGACGCGGTCAGTGTAGGAGCGGCCTTGCGTCGCGAAAGGGGTGCGAAGCGCCCCCAGGATCTCAGCTTCGCCGCGTACATTGCAGGGGCCGCTTTGCGGCCCTATCGCGACGCAAGGCCGCTCCTACACTGAGCGCGTCAGGGGGCAGGGCATTATCGATTCAGCGAGGAGTAATTGATGGCCCGACAGTGGCCCTGCACCCTGAAAAAATTCCTCACGTCCCCCACTATTTCGGGTATAGTACGCGCCGGTCTTTTAGCGGACCTCAAAATCAGGTGGTGCAAATCCTCCGAGTCCAGCTTCGGCTGCACGTCCGCTAGGCGGACCTTCCCAAGTTTTCTTTTTCAATCGTTTTCGCAAATCCCCGCCGCCAAAGCTGCCTGGGTGACCTGACGGTCTTTCAAGGCATGTGCAGCTTTGGAGCATGGGTCTTTGCGGATGCACCTAGAGGCAGACCCATGACCCAGGAAACCGGCGGCTTCGCCGCTCTCGATCTTAATCCGAACATTGTTGCTGCCGTTGTGGCTACCGGCTACGAAGAGCCGTCCGCCATTCAGCAACAATCGATCCCGATCATCCTCGCCGGTCACGACATGATCGGCCAGGCGCAGACTGGCACCGGCAAAACCGCTGCCTTCGCCCTGCCGATCCTCAACAAGATCGATGTGAGCAAGCGCGAACCGCAAGCCCTGATCCTGGCGCCAACCCGTGAGTTGGCGCTGCAAGTTGCTACCGCTTTCGAAACCTACGCCAAGCAGATGCCGGGCGTTAACGTTGTCGCCGTCTACGGTGGTGCCCCGATGGGCCCACAGCTGCGCGCAATCCGTAATGGCGCGCAAATCGTCGTGGCCACCCCGGGCCGTCTGTGCGACCACCTGCGTCGTGACGAAAAAGTCCTGTCGACCGTACAGTACCTGGTACTGGACGAAGCCGACGAGATGCTGAAGCTGGGCTTCATGGATGACCTCGAAGTGATCTTCGACGCAATCCCGGCTACCCGTCAGACCGTCCTGTTCTCCGCTACCCTGCCGTCGTCGATCCGTTCGATCGCCGAGCGTCACCTGCGCGAACCCAAGCACGTCAAGATCCAGACCAAGACCCAGACCGTTACCGCGATCGAGCAGGCCCACCTGATGGTCCACGCCGACCAGAAGATCCCGGCTGTGCTGCGTCTGCTGGAAGTGGAAGAGTTCGACGCACTGATCGCCTTCGTGCGCACCAAGCAAGCCACCCTGGACCTGGCCGCCGCGTTGGAAGCCAAGGGCTACAAGGCTGCCGCGCTTAACGGCGACATCGCCCAGAACCAGCGTGAGCGTGTGATCGACTCGCTCAAGGATGGCCGCCTGGATATCGTCGTTGCTACCGACGTCGCTGCCCGTGGCCTGGACGTACCGCGCATCACTCACGTGTTCAACGTTGATATGCCGTACGACCCGGAGTCCTACGTACACCGTATCGGCCGTACCGGCCGTGCCGGTCGCGATGGCCGCGCATTGCTGCTGGTCACCCCGCGTGAGCGCCGCATGCTGCAGGTGATCGAGCGTGTTACCGGGCAGAAAGTTGCCGAAGCGCGCCTGCCGAATGCTCAGGCCGTGCTGGATGCTCGCATCAAGAAGCTGACGTCGAGCCTGGCGCCACTGGTAGCTGAAGCTGAAGCCACCCACGGCGAGCTGTTCGACCGCCTGACCAGCGACCTGGGTTGCAGTGCGCGTGCCCTGGCTTCGGCCTTGCTGCGCAAAGCCACCAATGGCCAGGCGCTGGACCTGGCTGCGGTAGAGCGTGAGCAGCCGCTGGTGCCGGGCGTTGGTGCCCCGCGTAGCGAGCGTCCTGACCGTGGCGAGCGCCCTGACCGTGGTGACCGCGAGCGCCGCGCGCCGCTGCCGCTGGCCGAAGGCCGTGTACGTTGCCGTACCGCCCTGGGTGCCCGTGACGGTATCGCTGCCAAGAACCTGTTGGGCGCGATCCTCAACGAGGGTGGCCTGGCGCGTGACGCCATTGGCCGTATCCAGGTACGCGACAGCTTCAGCCTGGTCGAGCTGCCGGAAGACGGCCTGGAGAAGCTGCTGTCCAAGCTCAAGGACACCCGCGTGGCTGGCAAGCAGCTGAAGCTGCGTCGCTACCGCGAGGATTGATCCTTGCGCAATGAAAAATCCCCGGCCTAGGCTGGGGATTTTTTTGCCTGTGGGATTTTACGGCGCAAAGCGCGCCCTGCGCTCTTCAGTCGAACCGATAAATGTCCATCCCCAGCGCCCCCAGGGTAAACCCTTGGTGTACCACCCCAAACTTGCCCCCAGCCCCGAGGGCAAAGAACAGCGGCAGGAAATGCTCATCACTGGGATGGTTGCGCACCGCATAGGGCGCCTGCTTGCGGTAATCCAGCAAAGATGTCTGGTCATCTTCCAGCAGTCTGTCCACCACCCAATCCCTGAATGCCAGCGCCCAGGGCTCGATCACGTCCGGCCCGGCATGCCAGTCCAGTTCCCCAAGGTTATGGGTGATACTGCCCGACCCCATCAGCAAAATGCCCTCGTCGCGCAAACCCGCCAACGCCTGCCCCACCTTGACCTGCAACGCCGGGCCCATCTGGCTGGGCAGTGAAACCTGCACCACTGGAATGCTCGCATCAGGGTACATCAGTGACAACGGTACCCAGGCGCCGTGGTCGAACGGCCGCTGCGCGTCCAGCCGCGCGGGTAGACCCGCCGCTTTCAACAACTCACTGACCTGGCCGGCAAGGGCAGGTTCGCCCGGCGCCGGGTATTGCACCGCATACAAGGCCGGTGGGAAGCCGTAGAAGTCATGCCAGGTTTCTGGTTGTGCGCTGCCGGTAACCAGCAGCTCGCGGCTTTCCCAGTGCGCCGACACCACCACGACCGCTTTTGGCCGTGGCAGCACATTGGCCAACCCGGCTAGCGCCGGCCCGCTGGCGCCGGGTTGCAGCGCGAGCATGGGGGAACCATGGGAAATGAACAGGCTGGGCAGCATGGCAAGGTCCTGAAGGTTAAGATGCAATCATCTTCGATCAAATAAACATCGAAATCCAAACCAAGTTTTACCGGAAAACCATCTAAAAATCGGGAGTGATCATGGAGCCAGCGTTCTGGCAAAAGCGGTGGGCCGATAACCAGATTGGCTTTCATCAGGCGCAGGTGAACCCCTACCTGCAGAAGTATTGGCCACAGTTGCAGCTGGCGCCGGCCAGTCGTGTGCTGGTGCCGCTGTGCGGCAAGAGCCTGGACCTGGCCTGGTTGGCTGGGCAGGGGTACCGCGTGCTTGGTGTGGAGCTGTCTCGGCAGGCGGTGGAGGGCTTCTTCCGTGAACATGGGCTTGATGCCGACGTTTTGCAGCATGGAGCTTTCGAGGTTTGGCGCAGTGGCGAAATCGAGCTGTGGTGTGGCGATTTCTTTACGCTGCAGGCGGAGGATATCGCCGACTGCGTGGGCCTTTATGATCGGGCGGCGCTAATCGCATTGCCGCCGCAGATGCGCGCGGCGTACATGCGGTTGCTGTCGGCGTGGCTGCCTGCGGGCTGCAGGGGGTTGCTGGTGACCCTGGATTATGACCAGTCGCTGCTGGGCGGCCCGCCGTTTTCAGTAGGGGATAAAGAAGTGCTGCAGGGGTTTGCGGGGTGGCAGATGGATGAGCTGGAGGTGGTGGAGCTTATTCAGGAGAGCCCGAAGTTTTTGCAGGCCGGGGCTTGCAGCCTGTTGGAGCGGGTGTACCGGGTCAAGCGCTGACCGGCGCATGCAAAAAGGGCGACCGAAGTCGCCCTTTCAACATTACCAGGTGGATCAACCGCGACGGCGCAGGGCCTCGATACGGTCTTCCAGCGGCGGGTGGCTCATCAGCAGCCCGGCCAGGCCGTGCTTGAGGCCGCCATTGATGCCAAAGGCCTTCATGGTGTCGGGCATGTGCACGGGCAGGCCTTGTTCCACACGCAGGCGCTGCAAGGCGCCGATCATGGCCGAGGTGCCAGCCAGCTGCGCACCGGCTTCGTCGGCGCGGTATTCGCGGCGGCGCGAGAACCACATCACGATCATGCTGGCCAGGATGCCCAGGATCAGCTCGGCAACGATGGTGGCCACGTAGTAGGCAATGCCCTGGCCCTCTTCGTTCTTGAAGATGACCTTGTCGACGAAGTTGCCGATGATGCGTGCAAAGAACATCACGAAGGTGTTCACCACACCCTGCACCAGCGCCAGGGTGACCATGTCGCCGTTGGCAACGTGGCCGATTTCGTGGGCCAGTACCGCACGCACTTCATCGGGCGAGAAGCGCTCCAGCAGGCCTTGGGACACGGCTACCAGCGCGTCGTTGCGGTTCCAGCCGGTGGCGAAGGCGTTGGCCTCGTAGGCCGGGAAAATACCCACTTCGGGCATTTTGATGCCCGCCTCACGGGACAGCTCTTCGACCGTTTGCAGCAGCCACTGTTCGTGACGGGTGCGCGGTTGGCTGATGATCTGGGTGCCGGTGCTCATCTTCGCCATCCACTTGGAGATGAACAGCGAGACGAGGGAGCCGGCAAAGCCGAACACGGCGCAGAACACCAGCAGGCTGCTGAGGTTCAGGTCGACCCCGTTGGCGGCCATGAACCCGTTGAAACCGAACAGGCTCAGGGTAATGCTTGCAACCAGCACCACCGCAAGGTTGGTGGCTACAAACAACAGAATGCGCATCATGGTTGTTACGTTCTCCTGACGGATGAGTTGTCGCTTACTGCGGGGTATATAAGGGGCCTGCCGTGCCGATTCAATCGGGCGACTATTTCAAACTGTGTACGGCGGAGTATGGCAGAGGATGGCGCGGGGGCTGTGGGATAGAGCGTTGCAGGATGTAAGAAGCGAGGTATGCCTTGAGGTTAGTGGCGCCTGTGAGATCGAGCGCCACCACAATAATGCCGTCGAACCCTACTGCGAATAAGTCCGCAGGAAATTGCCAATCCGGCCAATCGCCGCTTCCAGGTCGTCCACGCGCGGCAGGGTCACTACGCGGAAGTGGTCCGGCCACGGCCAATTGAACGCCGTACCTTGCACGATCAGCAGCTTCTCCGACAGCAGCAGGTCAAGGGCGAACTTTTCATCGTTGAGAATAGGGCACACCTTTGGGTCGATGCGCGGGAACGCATACAGTGCACCCATCGGCTTCACGCAGCTTACGCCGGGGATGTCGTTGAGCAGCTCGTAGGTGCGGTTGCGCTGTTCCAGCAGGCGGCCTGGCGGCAATACCAGGTCGTTGATGCTCTGGTAGCCGCCCAGCGCGGTCTGGATGGCATGCTGGGCCGGCACGTTGGCGCACAGGCGCATGTTGGCCAGCATGTCGATGCCTTCGATGTAGCTCTGGGCGTGGTGCTTGGGCCCGGAGATGATCAGCCAGCCAGAACGGAAACCCGCCACTCGGTACGACTTGGACAGGCCGTTGAAAGTCAGGCACAGCAGGTCGGGTGCCAGCGAGGCGGTGCTGATGTGCACCGCTTCGTCGTACAGGATCTTGTCGTAGATCTCGTCGGAGAACACCACCAGGTTGTGCTGGCGGGCCAGCTCCAGCATGCCCAGCAACAGCTCTTTGGAGTAGACGGCGCCGGTCGGGTTGTTCGGGTTGATGATCACCAGGGCCTTGGTGTTCGGGGTGATCTTGGCCTTGATGTCTTCAAGGTCGGGGAACCAGTCGGCTTGCTCGTCGCACAGGTAATGCACCGGCTTGCCGCCCGCCAGGCTCACGGCGGCGGTCCACAGCGGGTAGTCGGGGGCCGGGATCAGCACTTCGTCGCCGTTGTTCAGCAGCGCCTGCATCGACATGACGATCAGCTCGGACACACCGTTGCCGAGGTAGATGTCCTCGATGGTGACGCCTTCGATTTCCTTTTGCTGGCAGTACTGCATCACCGCCTTGCGCGCGCTGAACAGGCCCTTGGAGTCACTGTAGCCCTGGGCGGTGGGCAGGTTGCGGATCACATCCTGGAGGATTTCATCGGGCGCCTCGAAGCCAAACGGCGCCGGGTTGCCGATGTTCAGCTTGAGGATGCGGTGGCCTTCCTCTTCCAGACGTTTGGCGTGCTTGAGCACTGGGCCGCGAATGTCGTAGCAGACATTGGCGAGCTTGTTCGATTTGCTGAACTGCATGATGGGATCCCGATATGAGAAAACGCGCAACCCATGCCGAAAGGTTTGAAACGGCAGGAAGCGGGTGCCAGACTGAACGCCTGGCACACGAAGCCAACTAATATACGTGCCACCCGCGCCCCGGAAAAGACGGCGCGGGGTGAAATTCAGCCTGCCGAGGTCCCTACATGAAAAAGATCGAAAAAACCCTGGATGAATGGCGGTCGATGCTCGACCCCGAGCAATACCAGGTATGCCGCCTCAAGGGCACCGAGCGGCCATTCAGCGGCAAGTACAACAGTGAACGCCGCGACGGCATCTACCACTGCATCTGCTGCAACCTGCCACTGTTCGACGCGCAAACCAAGTTCGACTCGGGCTGCGGTTGGCCGAGCTTCTACGCACCGATCGAAGACAGCGCCATGATCGAGATCCGTGACACTTCCCACGGCATGATCCGTACCGAAGTCACCTGCGCCCGTTGTGACGCGCACCTGGGGCACGTGTTCCCCGATGGCCCGCCACCGACCGGCCTGCGCTACTGCATCAACTCGGTGTGCATCGACCTGCGCCCACGCGACTGACCGGAGCCCGATCATGGCTGCATCGATGCTGGACATCCCCTGCGTGACCCTCGGCGGCGAGCACAAAACGCTCGGCGACTACCCAGGCAAGGTGCTGCTGGTGGTCAACACCGCCAGCCAGTGCGGCTTTACCCCACAGTACAAGGGCCTGGAGCAACTCTGGCAAACCTACCGCGAGCGCGGCCTGGTGGTGCTGGGCTTTCCATGCAATCAGTTTGGCAAGCAGGAACCGGGCGATGCGCGTGAAATCGCGCAGTTTTGCGAGCGCAATTTCGGTGTGAGCTTTCCGCTGTTTCGCAAGATCGAGGTCAACGGCCCCGGCACCCACCCGCTGTACGTCGAACTCAAGCAGCGTGCACCGGGCTTGCTCGGCTCGCAGAAGATCAAGTGGAACTTCACCAAGTTCCTGATCGACCCTGCCAGCGGTCAGGTCACGCGCTATGCCCCCACCACCAAGCCACAGGCCCTGGAAGCGGACATCGAGCGCTTGCTCAGCCGTTGAGCGGCACCCAGTGGTCGATCAGGGCCAGTAGCTCTTCGCGGCGAAACGGCTTGGCCAGGTAGTCGTTCATGCCTGCCGCCCGGCAGCGTTCGCGCTCCTCGGGCATGGCGTTGG
Protein-coding regions in this window:
- a CDS encoding LysR substrate-binding domain-containing protein → MSQYQSLDADVLRTFVAIAEQGGFTRAGEVVNRTQSAVSMQMKRLEEDILQRQLFERDGRQVRLTAEGQVLLGYARRILKLHGEVFNTLRMPHMVGLVRIGTPDDYAMRFLPTILSSFAQAYPLVQVEVHCDSSKQLMLRQDLDLTIVTREPGNEVGQLLRQERLVWAAAEGFCPQEQRPMPVALFNTDCFCRAWTCNALEAQGIDYRIAYTSPSLAAIFAIVTAGLAVTAQLQSLIGGNIRILGEQDGLPQLPVANVMLVRGTQHPSPITDCMADYIVEGFK
- a CDS encoding DUF1127 domain-containing protein, with translation MKGHVSSIQQPAFSLNHLWHAALQRPVRWLQLYRQRQELARLSDATLHDLGLSRADIQQEAERHFWDDPLRK
- a CDS encoding class II 3-deoxy-7-phosphoheptulonate synthase, with amino-acid sequence MNQPWSPDSWRALPIQQQPTYPDAAHLLKVEQTLASYPPLVFAGEARELRRQFAEVTEGRAFLLQGGDCAESFAEFSAAKIRDTFKVLLQMAIVMTFAAGCPVVKVGRMAGQFAKPRSSGDETIGDITLPAYRGDIVNGIGFDAKSRIPDPERLLQAYHQATASLNLLRAFAQGGFADLHQVHKWNLDFIANSALADKYHQLANRIDETLAFMRACGLDSAPQLRETSFFTAHEALLLNYEEAFVRQDSLTGDYYDCSAHMLWIGDRTRQLDGAHVEFLRGVHNPIGVKVGPSMNPEELIRLIDTLNPANDPGRLNLIVRMGANKVGDHLPGLIRTVEREGRKVLWSSDPMHGNTIKASSGYKTRDFAQILDEVKQFFQVHQAEGSHAGGIHIEMTGQNVTECIGGARPITEDALSDRYHTHCDPRMNADQSLELAFLIAETLKQVRR
- a CDS encoding spermidine synthase, with the protein product MTAERQERLLARVEDAFGVISVYEVDDYRFLEFGDAIEQSCVFTADPSWLEYDYTRAMLVGALCHEQPESALFLGLGAGTLTQACMKFLPLDDIEAIELRADVPRLAMEYMGLDDDPRLYVRIGDAIELLPTAEKADLLFVDLYTDHGPGVGHLAWNFLENCQQQLNPGGWLVINQWATDDGKPLGAALLRGLYHRHYWELPVKEGNVILLVPADLEQALDLDGLRARAEALAPRLGYSLEGLICEIRPAT
- a CDS encoding DEAD/DEAH box helicase, with protein sequence MTQETGGFAALDLNPNIVAAVVATGYEEPSAIQQQSIPIILAGHDMIGQAQTGTGKTAAFALPILNKIDVSKREPQALILAPTRELALQVATAFETYAKQMPGVNVVAVYGGAPMGPQLRAIRNGAQIVVATPGRLCDHLRRDEKVLSTVQYLVLDEADEMLKLGFMDDLEVIFDAIPATRQTVLFSATLPSSIRSIAERHLREPKHVKIQTKTQTVTAIEQAHLMVHADQKIPAVLRLLEVEEFDALIAFVRTKQATLDLAAALEAKGYKAAALNGDIAQNQRERVIDSLKDGRLDIVVATDVAARGLDVPRITHVFNVDMPYDPESYVHRIGRTGRAGRDGRALLLVTPRERRMLQVIERVTGQKVAEARLPNAQAVLDARIKKLTSSLAPLVAEAEATHGELFDRLTSDLGCSARALASALLRKATNGQALDLAAVEREQPLVPGVGAPRSERPDRGERPDRGDRERRAPLPLAEGRVRCRTALGARDGIAAKNLLGAILNEGGLARDAIGRIQVRDSFSLVELPEDGLEKLLSKLKDTRVAGKQLKLRRYRED
- a CDS encoding class III extradiol ring-cleavage dioxygenase, which codes for MLPSLFISHGSPMLALQPGASGPALAGLANVLPRPKAVVVVSAHWESRELLVTGSAQPETWHDFYGFPPALYAVQYPAPGEPALAGQVSELLKAAGLPARLDAQRPFDHGAWVPLSLMYPDASIPVVQVSLPSQMGPALQVKVGQALAGLRDEGILLMGSGSITHNLGELDWHAGPDVIEPWALAFRDWVVDRLLEDDQTSLLDYRKQAPYAVRNHPSDEHFLPLFFALGAGGKFGVVHQGFTLGALGMDIYRFD
- a CDS encoding thiopurine S-methyltransferase, which encodes MEPAFWQKRWADNQIGFHQAQVNPYLQKYWPQLQLAPASRVLVPLCGKSLDLAWLAGQGYRVLGVELSRQAVEGFFREHGLDADVLQHGAFEVWRSGEIELWCGDFFTLQAEDIADCVGLYDRAALIALPPQMRAAYMRLLSAWLPAGCRGLLVTLDYDQSLLGGPPFSVGDKEVLQGFAGWQMDELEVVELIQESPKFLQAGACSLLERVYRVKR
- the htpX gene encoding protease HtpX — its product is MMRILLFVATNLAVVLVASITLSLFGFNGFMAANGVDLNLSSLLVFCAVFGFAGSLVSLFISKWMAKMSTGTQIISQPRTRHEQWLLQTVEELSREAGIKMPEVGIFPAYEANAFATGWNRNDALVAVSQGLLERFSPDEVRAVLAHEIGHVANGDMVTLALVQGVVNTFVMFFARIIGNFVDKVIFKNEEGQGIAYYVATIVAELILGILASMIVMWFSRRREYRADEAGAQLAGTSAMIGALQRLRVEQGLPVHMPDTMKAFGINGGLKHGLAGLLMSHPPLEDRIEALRRRG
- a CDS encoding pyridoxal phosphate-dependent aminotransferase is translated as MQFSKSNKLANVCYDIRGPVLKHAKRLEEEGHRILKLNIGNPAPFGFEAPDEILQDVIRNLPTAQGYSDSKGLFSARKAVMQYCQQKEIEGVTIEDIYLGNGVSELIVMSMQALLNNGDEVLIPAPDYPLWTAAVSLAGGKPVHYLCDEQADWFPDLEDIKAKITPNTKALVIINPNNPTGAVYSKELLLGMLELARQHNLVVFSDEIYDKILYDEAVHISTASLAPDLLCLTFNGLSKSYRVAGFRSGWLIISGPKHHAQSYIEGIDMLANMRLCANVPAQHAIQTALGGYQSINDLVLPPGRLLEQRNRTYELLNDIPGVSCVKPMGALYAFPRIDPKVCPILNDEKFALDLLLSEKLLIVQGTAFNWPWPDHFRVVTLPRVDDLEAAIGRIGNFLRTYSQ